CGCTCTGACCGAAGAGAGGACCGCGAGCGGCAAAGTCGGCGTTCGAAAGATGGCGCGTGTACCTCTGCTGCCCCTCACACTCTGCACGGACGGGGCGACCGTAATACTTGTGGATCCCAATGGCACAGAACGACACGGCAACTACTTGAAAGCTGTTGACGGGTTCCACCAGTACTCAGCAGCGTTcacgagcgccgcctcgagtcacggcagcgccgcaccctCTGTATCACCACACCCGCCCTCGAACGTGCTGTGGTGGGCCTTGAGTGATCTGCAGCAGACGCCTTGTGCAGTACCACTCACCACGGCACGCGCGTCGCTCTCCGTGGAGCGCCTTATCAGCGGCAACGATAGCGTGAACAAAGATCAGAGCTTCACTCAGCCGAGGCCCGCGCACGCTCCGGGGCGCGAGACTTCACCAACCATGGGACCtgcgaagacgacggcgacgttCGCCGCCATTCAACCGTGCCGGCTCACCCTTCGCTACGGAGAGCCGCTCGCGCTGgtcttcgccagcgccggtgcACGAGTTGGGGCTGAAGCGGCCGCGGACGTGCCGCCATGGTCCACTGCAAATGAATCAACTGGTCAGCGAGAAGGCTCCCCCCACGTCGGCTACAACCTCCTGCGCGACGTTTACCACGGCTATCTTCCATCGTTTCTCGAGTTCCTCTACCCAAACGGAGGCATCATGCTGCGTGGGTGTTGGTGTGCTGTATCAACCAGTGCCGCGGATGAACCGATGGCACCGTCCGTGAAGCCGTTTTcccagcaacagcagcaggtgTCACGAGCAACAGTATCGTTAAgggatggtggcggtggagctgcgccgcgttcCTCGTCTCGTTCTCCCACGTCACGAGGCGAACAGGGATTGCTTGTCACAACGGTGCCGATGCCACTCCTCGGCTGGTCACCACAATCCACCGGCCCGGTGCCCATCGCTCGAAGGGAcaacgacgccggcgcagtcGATGAAGAAACGTTCATGCCGTCTTTTCGACCAACCGCCGTGCCTCCACCACGGCGCTCGCCAGCTACGAACACTGTGGTCGATCTTGGTGCGGCCACGTGCAAGCGGACAACGTTGCCAGACGCTGTCTTGCAGCTTCCGCCTGCTGTCCTGCGCTTCCTGGCACAGGACGGCGGCAGGACGAGCGTGGCCTCGGCAATCATCCCGGGCGGCCCTCGCGCTTAcctgtcgtcgtcgccgccgcctccttctcaGCCTacgacaacggcggcagcaccgtccCTGCGGCTTAccctgcgccgcgtcgaaAGCCATAGCGAACCGGATGTGTGCGCCACTGACTTTGGCGCCGATGagtccgcctctgccgcctaCGACTTCGACTCTTACCGTGTGCACGCCGGTGGGGACTGTCGTGGTATCCATGACAGCAACCTTCAAGGGTCGCAGCTGCAACAGCAGTGGCAAGCTCGCAACGGTTTTGGTCTCGTCTACGTGAGTGCCTTGCTTCACACGCCATctcagccaccaccaccgatgGGCATGGCTGGAAAGCCGTCAGTCGCGTGCGAGTCCGTCATGGTGCTCACACCAGCTGGACATGTCGAGCTGGTGGTGCCTGCGACATcccacgctgctgctcgaccTATCACGATCACCGATGTACAGTATAGTctcttgcgcagcgccgtcggctgCTCCTTGCACCTTCGTGACGAGGAAGTCGCCTTCACCTACGCCCCAGGTACCCCCGATCTCCACGGAGCGACGGTGGTGGACGCGGCACacgtggtgctgcggctacGACGACGCGCCTCACGCGCACATCTCGAGGCCGCGAGGCAGCAGGTGCAAGGGGTGGGAAAGGGGTGAGGCTCTGGAGGAAAAAATGGAGAGCAACTGAAGTGAGGCCATGCCTGCCCCTGGCTCACGCCTCGCCCACATCCACCACCTGCCCCTCCACCCACGTACGTGCGTACACACTTCatgcgtctcctcctctaccGCCATGCCGTACGACtagcaaacacacacacacacacacacgggcactCAAACACGAATAGGCACCCGATGGAGCGCATCTCCGCACCCTGCGTTGTAATCAAGGCGAACGAAAGAAGAAAGCGCCACACGGCTGGGCCGCTGATGACGGCCGTTTTCGTTGCGAAACTTTGCCTCGATCCTGATCAGTGCTCACGCGCGCCCTCATCAACGGCACACCCTCCGACCCACCCACCCTTGACTGAGCAGGTGAACTGCACTGACGCCCCGCACCTCTTTCAAGTCAGTGATCATGCCGCTCTAGCATCATCAGTGCTCTCGTGCAAGCTACTACTTTCACCATCAAACCTTTTGACccgcttccctttcctttgaCGGCCTATGTCCTGCAACTACGCCTTCTCACTatacgcacgcgcgcgcgcgcgcatgcacctGCCTATATATCCCTGCACGCCATCACACCTGTGGGGCTCCACACATCCTCGGCCCCTGgcccctttcctttctggGCAACGCGAATTCACAGAAATCCCTCGCCacttcccccaccccctttgCTCAGCCAACACTCAGCCCAGACCACCTCATTCCCCTattcccttttttcttcttcaaGGCATCACCGCCACTTTAATCCTTTCCTCTGTTTCTCGTGTCGTTTGCTGAGCTGATCGCAGCACACACcttcacgcgcgcgcgcacacaccaccgTAAACCCTGGCACGACGCGTCACTGCGACAAGCACAAAACAGGAGAACAACAGCCTTACAGGAACAGGGACGCCAATAAAACGAACACGACAACAACCGTCACACAGACGCTCACTTGGCTATAcacaccccaccccccttcCGCCCCCCACTGCCCACTCCAGAGCTCAGTATCTCCTGCCTTGCCGCGCATACACGCCGCTTTTACCTCAGGAATACAGGCACTCCCTTCTCGCACACGTACTGTGGAACCATGCGCGCTCTTCGCTGCTCCATAAttcgcggcgtcgccggtCTCCGCATGGCGTCATCGGTATTGGATGAGATGAAGGAGCAGATGCTGAGGCGCAGCAAAGAAGACCAGAAGAAGATCGGCGACCTCAGGAAGAAGCACGGCCATGAGAAGCTGTGCGACGCCACCATCGATGCGGTGTACGGCGGCATGCGTGGCATCACCGGCCTCGTGTACGAGCCATCACTGCTGGACTCCGCGGAGGGNNNNNNNNNNNNNNNNNNNNNNNNNNNNNNNNNNNNNNNNNNNNNNNNNNNNNNNNNNNNNNNNNNNNNNNNNNNNNNNNNNNNNNNNNNNNNNNNNNNNNNNNNNNNNNNNNNNNNNNNNNNNNNNNNNNNNNNNNNNNNNNNNNNNNNNNNNNNNNNNNNNNNNNNNNNNNNNNNNNNNNNNNNNNNNNNNNNNNNNNNNNNNNNNNNNNNNNNNNNNNNNNNNNNNNNNNNNNNNNNNNNNNNNNNNNNNNNNNNNNNNNNNNNNNNNNNNNNNNNNNNNNNNNNNNNNNNNNNNNNNNNNNNNNNNNNNNNNNNNNNNNNNNNNNNNNNNNNNNNNNNNNNNNNNNNNNNNNNNNNNNNNNNNNNNNNNNNNNNNNNNNNNNNNNNNNNNNNNNNNNNNNNNNNNNNNNNNNNNNNNNNNNNNNNNNNNNNNNNNNNNNNNNNNNNNNNNNNNNNNNNNNNNNNNNNNNNNNNNNNNNNNNNNNNNNNNNNNNNNNNNNNNNNNNNNNNNNNNNNNNNNNNNNNNNNNNNNNNNNNNNNNNNNNNNNNNNNNNNNNNNNNNNNNNNNNNNNNNNNNNNNNNNNNNNNNNNNNNNNNNNNNNNNNNNNNNNNNNNNNNNNNNNNNNNNGACCCCTACCTCGCCTTCAGCGCTGGCCTGAACGGTCTTGCTGGCCCGCTGCATGGGCTGGCGAACCAGGAGGTGCTGAAATACCTGTTTAGCATGCAGGAGCGTGTGAAGGCGGACGGCGTGAACGTGAATGATgaggcagcgctggagaAAGCGCTGACCAAGTACACGTGGGAGCTGCTCAACTCCGGCCAGGTGGTGCCCGGCTACGgccacgcggtgctgcgcaaggTGGACCCGCGCTACACCTGCCAGCGCAACTTCTGTCTGCGCCACAACTTCCAGGACGACCTGTTCAAGCTGGTTAACACCATCTACAAGATCATGCCCGGCATCCTGAAGGAGCACGGCAAGACCAAGAACCCCTACCCCAACGTCGACGCGCACTCCGGCGTGCTACTGCAGCATTACGGACTGACGGAGCAGAACTACTACACGGTGTTGTTTGGCCTGTCGCGCCAGATGGGCGTATTGGCCGGCGTCGTCTGGGACCGCCTGCAGGGCCGCCCGCTCGAGCGTCCGAAGTCGATCACGACGGAGATGCTCGCAAAGAAATACCTGTGCAACTCCTTGTGAGGCAGCGTGAGGTCATGTACACTTGGCGGACAGGCCagggagacagaggaggagatcgGCAGAGTCGCAAGTTGTTCTCTACAGATATAATTTCGACCTCTTGTATCGACAATAGAAACCGCTGTCCCAagctctcctccccccccccctgtgcCACGGCCAGGATGTTCACGACGACACCTAGCCGCATCCTTGACTGTTCGCAGACGGCTtagcagacacacgcgcacacacggacGCACGCCGCCCCGAATCGAAAGGAGGCAGGCGATGGGGGCTGGCTGGGTGAGCGGCGAGAGGTCCCCAAACTGTAGCGCATGGAGCCGAGAGGCGGGGTGCGGAGGGGGCGAAGGGGTTGAGAAGCAGAAGAACTCCGTTGTGCGAGGGCCGAGGGTGTACCACATGTACGCACGTGTGACGTGAAAGAGGAGTCGTGGGTACCGTGGATGCGCGTGGTGTTATTAGTTCTGTCGTTGTGGTGCagcatatatacatatgtatatatatatatatatatatatggatATCTAcatctgtgtgtatgtgcccATGTATGTCTTGTTTTGCTCTTTTTTGCTGgtttgctttctttttgttcgcTTTCCTTATGCTTGGTTGCTGTCATGCTCGACTCGTTGCCCTGGGTATGTTCTTCGCGCTTCTacccaccccgccccctcaCGAGCCCTCCCACCGCTCCCCTTTGCCCTTAACATCCACCAACACCCTATATTGTGTTCATGTTGATATatgctctgctgctctgtGCGCGTTCGTgtgctctgtgtgtgtgcgtgtgtctctctctgtgtggcTCTCTGACTCCCTGTGCACCTCTACAGGCTCCTTtcgaggcgaagaaggagagagcaaggTTGCGAGAATGAACTATATCttatttgtgtgtgttgttttGTTGGTTTCGCTGTTGGTGTATCTGAGGGAAGCGGGGGGCGCTTGCCTCACGTGATCGTGAGCAGACTCCtactcctcttcctcctcactcttcctctcctcacTCTCTACTTGTGTGCCGTCCTCTGCCCGCACTTCCTTTGCGTATGCCGCTATTCCGAGGGAGGCGGCGTACACACGAGAACGGGTGTAGCCGTATGCGCGTGTTCGTGCAGGGGTTGCATGTTTGTATGAGTACACCTCCATTATCGGTGTGCTGTGTGGTCTGCGGCAGCTAGACGACTTTCCTTCCGTCCCCACCAATCCACCAAACCCTTATACCTGCTagcccttcccttcccccctctctctcgttctcaTTGTTGCTTGTTGTTTTGTGTCGTTGCTGTAAGCCACtaaccaccaccaccaccatcactgCCTCCACGACGTTTGCGTACCGCGTGCTCAACCGTCTCTGTGTCCCCTCTACTCTGCCGAGAACGAGGACGACggatgggtgggtgggtgggtgctgGAGAGATGgcaaagagggggagagcacAGCTTACACAAGCAGAACGGAGAGCAAAGACAAGTGTATCACTatccagcacacacacacacacacacgtaaaaaaaaaacgaaaagtgAAACCCGCACACGCAACATGCATGGCATCGCCGCCAGTGCGAAGAGTGGCGGCGGTACATCTGTGGCGCTTATTTATCTGTGTTGGTGCGACGTGATAAGGCAGGGGGGCCTCTAAGTAActgcccgccccccccctcccccaaagAGAAATAAGCGCGCGTCCCTTGAAGAAGGACCCGTGAGAGAACAAAACGGATAGCGAAAAGGAGAAGATgtaaaaaaaagaaaaacgaaaggtGATGCCCCTCAGTGCTCCTCATGAACTCTACGATCACCTTTCCTTGCGATCATCGCGTACCAGCATATCACCTTCGCTGttcgtgcttgcgtgtgtgcgtcacAGCTTGGAGCACTTTGGaggcgcaaaaaaaaaaaaataaaccGAAAACGAAATAGAGGCGGAATGAGGGAGAGAGTTAAGATTCGTGCCACTCATCCCGCACCtttctctcctgctccttcATATGTGTGTGGATCAGCATTTAGGAATGATCAAGGTACtaacggtggtggtggtcgtcgtcgtcgtgtcAGCGATGGAAACAGTGCCGCAACGTGCGGCAACGGATAAGCCATGGAGGCGCGCGACGCCTCGTCTCTGtcgcgtgtgcctctcttcccccctccccctttaCCTCGCCggctcctcttcttcgtt
The window above is part of the Leishmania donovani BPK282A1 complete genome, chromosome 18 genome. Proteins encoded here:
- a CDS encoding citrate synthase, putative is translated as MRALRCSIIRGVAGLRMASSVLDEMKEQMLRRSKEDQKKIGDLRKKHGHEKLCDATIDAVYGGMRGITGLVYEPSLLDSAE